A window from Falsibacillus albus encodes these proteins:
- a CDS encoding sensor histidine kinase, whose amino-acid sequence MGIRKRLFLQHLFIISMTVCLFEGIFFYGLYSYYYDGTTEMLKNHAANSAQFANRYMDISPYNLRQTIPKMRNNFEIPQAEMQVLSTNGNVLISSTGFSTNEKILTPDVKKAINDQNGDWKGHNVKTNERIVAVSVPIKDNNRVLGVLRFVSSLNQIDVEVRKLTLIAISIGAGVILLVMLFSIGLASTITKPLKQLTSASKKMAKGDFQTKINEQYVGEFGVLAKSFNNMGQELLNHEKMKNQFISSVSHELRTPLTSIKGWSETLLTGNLEDTEETRTGIKIVSSEAERLIGLVEELLDFSRFTNDTMKIQKQHFNFCTLIQNIVLQLEKQASRKKLHIQIESSEDCEIKADPNRIRQVCINLLDNAIKYSNEPGTINIRFKKSAHTFHCEIEDEGIGIDQNELPNLKKMFYKINESSSGAGLGLSICQYIIEHHQGNLEFKSKKEKGTTVSFTIPL is encoded by the coding sequence ATGGGAATTAGAAAAAGGTTGTTTTTACAGCATTTATTCATCATTTCGATGACAGTATGTTTATTCGAAGGTATTTTCTTCTATGGACTCTATAGCTATTACTATGATGGAACGACAGAAATGCTGAAAAATCATGCCGCAAATTCGGCCCAGTTTGCCAATCGCTATATGGATATCTCCCCCTATAATCTAAGGCAGACGATTCCAAAAATGAGGAATAACTTTGAAATCCCGCAAGCGGAAATGCAGGTGCTTTCAACCAATGGAAATGTCCTGATATCTTCTACCGGATTTTCGACAAACGAAAAGATCTTGACCCCGGATGTAAAAAAAGCAATCAATGATCAAAATGGAGACTGGAAGGGGCATAACGTCAAAACGAATGAAAGAATTGTGGCAGTATCGGTACCAATAAAGGATAATAACCGTGTTCTCGGTGTGTTAAGATTTGTTTCTTCATTAAATCAGATAGACGTTGAGGTCAGAAAATTAACATTGATTGCGATTTCGATAGGAGCAGGCGTGATCTTGCTTGTCATGTTATTCAGCATCGGCCTCGCCTCCACCATCACTAAGCCGCTTAAGCAATTGACTTCTGCTTCTAAAAAAATGGCCAAAGGTGATTTTCAGACAAAGATCAATGAACAATATGTTGGTGAATTCGGCGTACTAGCAAAATCATTTAACAATATGGGGCAGGAGCTTCTAAACCATGAAAAGATGAAAAACCAATTCATCTCCTCTGTATCCCACGAGCTGAGGACTCCCCTCACCAGCATAAAGGGATGGAGCGAAACATTGTTGACCGGGAATCTAGAGGATACAGAAGAAACGAGGACCGGGATCAAAATCGTTTCCAGTGAAGCCGAAAGACTGATTGGTCTTGTTGAAGAGCTTCTCGATTTTTCACGTTTCACGAATGACACGATGAAGATTCAAAAGCAGCATTTCAATTTCTGTACACTAATTCAAAATATCGTGTTACAGCTGGAAAAGCAGGCTTCGAGGAAAAAGCTTCACATTCAAATAGAATCCTCTGAGGACTGTGAAATTAAGGCCGATCCGAATAGAATCAGGCAGGTATGCATCAATTTATTGGACAATGCCATCAAATACAGCAATGAACCTGGTACAATCAATATCCGCTTCAAGAAATCAGCGCATACATTTCACTGTGAAATCGAAGATGAAGGAATTGGAATTGACCAAAATGAACTTCCAAATTTAAAAAAAATGTTCTATAAAATCAACGAGAGTTCATCAGGGGCAGGACTCGGGCTTTCCATTTGCCAATATATCATTGAACACCATCAAGGAAATCTGGAATTCAAAAGTAAAAAAGAAAAAGGAACTACTGTAAGCTTCACGATTCCTTTATAA
- a CDS encoding LCP family protein, whose protein sequence is MKKGLKIAIAIFTVLSAAACVFFYQVVHQVDAFFENTYKPLPTEVKSETEVKKEIDQNEKQPGDQERKILNILLMGVDERPGDKGRPDVMVLAQIDPKEKKTTLISIPRDTKVHIPGREGFTKLNHSYTYGDVPLTVQTIQNLFGITIDYYGKVNMNGFEQILNDIGEIDVKSDIDFTFNGHHFVKGMQTLEPNEALDFVRMRKQDPKGDAGRNERQRAVMEGIAKKMLNHPDISTLLHTAGKFSSYLEWNLTEDDLKRIYQNDLDAVRNIEEKEIKGENKYEDGAWYFIIDQMPSLKTE, encoded by the coding sequence ATGAAGAAGGGATTAAAAATCGCCATTGCCATATTCACAGTTTTATCAGCAGCGGCCTGTGTGTTTTTCTATCAGGTAGTCCACCAAGTAGACGCATTCTTTGAAAACACATATAAACCATTGCCGACGGAAGTGAAGAGTGAAACTGAAGTGAAAAAGGAAATCGACCAGAATGAAAAACAACCCGGTGATCAAGAGCGGAAAATCTTGAATATCCTTTTGATGGGCGTGGATGAGCGGCCTGGTGACAAAGGAAGACCGGATGTCATGGTACTTGCCCAAATTGATCCAAAGGAGAAAAAGACCACGTTGATATCCATTCCAAGGGATACGAAAGTTCATATACCCGGCAGGGAGGGATTCACGAAATTGAATCATTCTTATACATATGGGGATGTCCCATTGACTGTTCAAACAATCCAAAATCTGTTTGGGATTACGATTGATTATTATGGGAAGGTAAATATGAACGGTTTTGAGCAAATCTTGAATGATATTGGAGAAATAGATGTGAAAAGCGATATCGATTTCACATTCAACGGCCATCATTTTGTTAAAGGGATGCAGACGTTGGAGCCAAATGAAGCGCTCGATTTTGTCAGGATGCGGAAACAAGATCCGAAAGGAGATGCAGGCAGGAATGAGCGACAAAGGGCGGTGATGGAAGGCATTGCCAAGAAAATGTTGAATCACCCGGATATAAGTACGTTGCTGCATACAGCCGGGAAGTTTTCCTCCTACCTTGAATGGAATTTGACGGAAGACGACTTGAAACGGATTTACCAAAACGATCTTGACGCTGTAAGAAATATTGAAGAAAAAGAAATCAAAGGCGAAAACAAGTACGAGGATGGGGCATGGTATTTCATCATCGATCAAATGCCATCCCTAAAAACTGAATGA
- a CDS encoding H-type small acid-soluble spore protein: MDAKRAQEISTSRTIANVICNGNQVYIEHVDQDNGMATIHPLNDANSKQSVSIDSLKEE; the protein is encoded by the coding sequence TTGGACGCTAAAAGAGCACAAGAAATATCGACTTCCAGAACGATTGCGAATGTAATATGTAATGGAAATCAAGTATATATTGAACACGTCGATCAGGATAATGGGATGGCTACCATCCACCCCCTGAATGATGCCAATAGTAAACAAAGTGTTTCCATCGATAGCTTGAAAGAAGAATAA
- a CDS encoding DedA family protein, with the protein MLQTVFNFLVHLGWIGLLLGVSIEALSIPFPASFIILLYGYLLKPSFLEMLLIALAISIIYVLCSFFPYWLSIKFEDKMTKKISKKKMKKVMKWIDKYGDWTITLGRIFGMGYIAFIGGFCKIKPLKYALLTFIGVFPLSFLFVYLGTLGDVKVINKMIQNVSWWLLGAAAAIVLIYWSVKYIRKKYYVEPDQQEG; encoded by the coding sequence ATGCTGCAGACGGTTTTTAATTTCCTTGTCCACCTAGGCTGGATAGGATTGCTTCTAGGGGTATCCATTGAAGCTTTATCAATTCCTTTTCCAGCTTCATTCATCATATTATTGTATGGCTATCTGCTTAAGCCAAGCTTCCTGGAAATGCTGCTTATTGCATTGGCAATCAGCATTATCTATGTCCTTTGCAGCTTTTTCCCGTATTGGTTGAGCATAAAGTTCGAAGACAAAATGACGAAGAAAATCTCCAAAAAGAAAATGAAAAAAGTAATGAAATGGATTGATAAATATGGAGATTGGACCATTACCCTAGGCAGGATATTCGGGATGGGCTACATTGCGTTTATCGGTGGTTTCTGCAAAATCAAACCATTAAAATATGCCCTTCTAACGTTTATCGGTGTATTCCCGCTTTCATTTCTATTTGTTTACTTAGGGACCCTTGGAGATGTAAAAGTCATCAACAAGATGATCCAAAATGTTTCCTGGTGGCTCCTAGGTGCAGCTGCAGCAATTGTTTTGATATATTGGTCTGTAAAATATATCCGCAAAAAATATTATGTTGAGCCTGATCAGCAGGAAGGGTAG
- a CDS encoding polysaccharide deacetylase family protein: MSKRRKQRKMKRFEKFMIMVPAALLTITCGYQILHTNEGKADAMSARNYYSPLILEDWKFDKTIEMKLPSWSYQYDIVLTPELKESMEFKKKKSESNKGDKQETTQTNSSNHTEKDETNTNLPESNPSSSKKQLESSDKKDDSNVVNKPVGDKKEKDQSENTDRQDNGSGNKTENQDDQKANHEKVVYLTFDDGPSAESEQFISLLNKYHAKATFFMLEPNMKKHPEALQDMKKNGEGMGLHGVTHQASLIYRSPQTVVDEMKEDEKALINLTGVDTHLIRTPYGSAPYMKPNYMKAVDEAGFVLWDWNIDSEDWKYPNGEFVQNTIHQVENFPYHQPKVVLMHEKSTTLAHLESILKYFQKEGYTMLPLNEEIKPVQFESY; encoded by the coding sequence GTGAGTAAAAGAAGAAAACAGAGAAAAATGAAGAGGTTTGAAAAATTTATGATCATGGTTCCTGCGGCGTTATTGACCATCACCTGCGGATATCAAATTTTACATACAAATGAAGGAAAAGCTGACGCCATGTCAGCAAGAAATTATTATTCTCCATTAATTTTGGAAGATTGGAAGTTTGATAAAACGATAGAAATGAAACTCCCTAGTTGGTCTTACCAATATGATATTGTCCTCACCCCAGAGTTGAAAGAGTCGATGGAATTTAAAAAGAAAAAAAGTGAATCTAATAAAGGTGATAAACAGGAAACAACACAAACCAATTCCTCAAACCATACCGAAAAGGATGAGACAAATACTAATCTTCCTGAAAGCAATCCTTCATCAAGTAAAAAACAACTCGAGTCATCAGACAAAAAAGATGATTCCAATGTGGTGAATAAGCCTGTCGGTGATAAAAAAGAAAAAGATCAATCAGAAAATACTGATCGTCAGGATAATGGATCGGGGAATAAGACTGAAAATCAGGACGATCAAAAAGCGAATCATGAAAAAGTCGTTTATTTAACCTTTGATGATGGTCCAAGTGCTGAATCTGAACAGTTTATTTCTTTATTGAATAAATACCATGCAAAAGCAACATTTTTTATGCTTGAGCCAAATATGAAAAAGCATCCTGAAGCATTGCAGGATATGAAGAAGAATGGGGAAGGGATGGGGCTGCATGGTGTGACCCATCAAGCCAGTCTTATTTATCGATCACCCCAAACCGTCGTAGACGAGATGAAAGAAGATGAAAAAGCCTTGATCAACCTGACAGGCGTAGATACTCATCTTATTAGAACCCCTTATGGATCCGCGCCGTATATGAAGCCAAATTATATGAAGGCTGTAGATGAAGCCGGTTTTGTCCTCTGGGATTGGAATATTGACAGTGAAGACTGGAAATATCCAAATGGGGAATTCGTCCAAAATACTATTCATCAAGTCGAAAACTTCCCATATCATCAGCCTAAAGTTGTTCTGATGCACGAAAAGTCAACGACACTTGCCCATTTGGAATCAATCTTGAAGTATTTCCAGAAAGAGGGCTATACAATGCTGCCCTTAAATGAAGAAATTAAACCAGTACAATTTGAATCTTATTGA
- a CDS encoding DUF962 domain-containing protein: MKEFHSFAEFWPFYLSQHSKKSTRAWHFVGTSFVFVCLILAAVLKNPWIILLAPVIAYGFAWFSHFFIEGNKPATFGHPFWSLRADFQMYFLILLGKMPKESEQASKKIPL, encoded by the coding sequence GTGAAAGAATTTCATTCATTTGCAGAATTTTGGCCATTTTATCTCTCTCAGCATAGCAAGAAAAGTACGAGGGCATGGCATTTTGTAGGAACATCATTTGTTTTTGTCTGTTTGATTTTGGCAGCGGTTTTGAAAAACCCATGGATTATATTGCTCGCTCCAGTCATAGCATATGGTTTTGCATGGTTTTCCCATTTCTTTATAGAAGGAAATAAACCTGCAACATTTGGTCATCCATTTTGGTCACTGAGAGCGGATTTCCAAATGTATTTTTTGATTTTGTTGGGCAAGATGCCAAAAGAATCGGAGCAAGCTTCAAAAAAGATACCATTATAA
- a CDS encoding response regulator transcription factor, with product MNKILVIEDEENIRGFILVNLKRFGYQVFEAESAEDGLKIYEQNEDISVILLDVMLPGMDGFQACQQIREKDQSVGIIMLTAKTQEMDKVHGLMNGADDYVIKPFSPNELVARVQSLMRRMRSATNSSLKNETHGVKVDLQKRIVKKDGVHIDLSPIEFSVLELLVTAQGSAISRNDLLDEVWGLNFAGDPKVVDVNIRRIRQKIEYDPSNPKMIETVWGFGYRWNDKGLDTNGN from the coding sequence ATGAATAAAATATTGGTGATTGAAGATGAAGAAAATATCCGAGGTTTTATATTAGTAAACTTAAAGAGGTTTGGCTATCAAGTCTTCGAAGCAGAATCTGCCGAAGATGGATTGAAAATTTATGAACAGAACGAGGACATTTCCGTCATCCTGCTTGACGTCATGCTTCCCGGTATGGATGGATTTCAGGCATGCCAGCAGATCAGGGAGAAGGATCAAAGTGTCGGCATCATCATGCTGACAGCAAAAACCCAGGAAATGGACAAGGTTCATGGACTGATGAATGGTGCAGACGATTATGTCATTAAACCTTTCAGTCCTAATGAACTTGTTGCGCGAGTACAGTCTTTGATGCGCAGGATGCGATCGGCAACAAATTCTTCCTTAAAAAATGAGACACACGGAGTGAAGGTTGATTTACAAAAGCGGATCGTGAAAAAGGATGGGGTGCATATCGACTTATCCCCCATTGAGTTTTCCGTGTTGGAATTATTAGTGACTGCCCAAGGTTCTGCCATCAGCCGCAATGATCTACTGGATGAAGTGTGGGGGCTGAATTTTGCAGGCGACCCAAAAGTCGTAGATGTTAACATTCGCCGCATCCGGCAAAAGATTGAATACGATCCATCAAATCCGAAAATGATTGAAACAGTGTGGGGCTTCGGCTATCGGTGGAACGATAAAGGACTGGACACAAATGGGAATTAG
- the htpG gene encoding molecular chaperone HtpG, whose translation MTKKQFRAESKRLLEMMINSIYSQKEIFLRELISNASDAIDKIYYKALTDESLSFNKDDYYIKIIPNKDNRTLTIEDTGIGMTMEELETNLGTIAQSGSLSFKKENEMKDGQDIIGQFGVGFYSSFMVADEVTVITKSLGSDSAYKWQSKGADGYTIEACEKDEIGTKITLKLKDNTEDDSFDEYLDQYRLKAIIKKYSDFIRYPIKMDITEKKLKDDSEDEYEDVQKEQIINSMVPIWRKNKNELTAEDYEKFYSEKHYGFDKPLKHIHISVDGAVRYNSILFIPEQTPYDFYSKEFSKGLELYSNGVLIMEKCADLLPDYFSFVKGMVDSEDLSLNISREILQQDKQLKLIAKNIKNKIKKELLSLLKSDREKYEKFYQSFGRQLKYGVYSDFGSHKEDLQDLLMFYSSSEKKLVTLDEYVSRMPEDQKFIYYAAGESNARIEKLPQTEMIADKGYEILYFTDEVDEFAIRMLMNYKEKEFKSVSSGDLGLEDSEENNDKEMEEKENKELFESMKDILSGKVKDVRISKRLKSHPVCLTADGEVSIEMEKILKAMPDNQNVKADKILEVNSSHEVFQSLKDAFEKDKAKFDLYTNLLYNQALLIEGLTIKDPVEFTNDICKIMV comes from the coding sequence ATGACAAAGAAGCAATTTAGAGCTGAATCAAAGAGATTGCTGGAAATGATGATTAATTCCATCTATTCTCAAAAAGAAATTTTCTTGCGGGAGCTTATATCCAATGCAAGTGATGCCATCGATAAGATTTACTACAAAGCTTTGACAGATGAATCACTTTCCTTCAATAAAGATGATTACTACATAAAAATCATCCCGAACAAGGATAACAGAACCTTGACGATTGAAGATACTGGAATCGGGATGACAATGGAAGAGCTCGAGACAAACCTGGGCACGATTGCTCAAAGTGGTTCACTTTCATTCAAAAAAGAAAATGAAATGAAGGATGGCCAAGACATCATCGGCCAGTTCGGAGTTGGCTTTTATTCGTCCTTTATGGTCGCTGATGAGGTGACTGTCATCACAAAGTCTCTTGGCAGCGATTCAGCATACAAATGGCAGTCAAAAGGCGCCGACGGATATACAATCGAAGCATGTGAAAAAGATGAAATCGGGACGAAAATAACACTGAAACTCAAAGATAATACCGAGGATGACAGCTTTGATGAGTATTTGGATCAATACCGCCTGAAAGCGATCATCAAGAAGTATTCTGATTTCATCCGCTATCCGATTAAAATGGATATCACCGAGAAAAAGCTGAAAGATGACAGTGAGGATGAGTATGAGGATGTTCAAAAGGAACAAATCATCAATAGCATGGTTCCAATCTGGAGGAAAAACAAAAACGAGCTTACAGCAGAAGATTACGAAAAGTTCTATTCCGAAAAGCATTATGGATTTGATAAACCCTTGAAGCATATCCATATTAGTGTGGATGGTGCTGTCCGCTACAATTCAATATTATTCATTCCTGAGCAGACGCCATATGATTTCTATTCAAAAGAATTTTCAAAAGGTTTGGAGCTTTATTCAAATGGTGTATTGATCATGGAGAAATGTGCAGACCTCCTTCCAGACTACTTCAGCTTCGTAAAGGGAATGGTAGATTCAGAGGACTTATCACTAAACATTTCAAGAGAAATCCTGCAGCAGGATAAGCAATTGAAGCTGATTGCAAAAAATATCAAGAATAAAATCAAAAAAGAATTGCTGTCCCTTTTAAAATCGGATCGTGAAAAGTACGAAAAATTCTATCAGTCTTTCGGCAGACAATTAAAATATGGCGTATACAGCGACTTTGGGAGCCATAAAGAGGATTTGCAGGATTTATTAATGTTCTACTCTTCTTCAGAGAAAAAACTTGTCACCTTGGATGAATATGTTTCAAGGATGCCGGAAGATCAAAAATTCATCTATTATGCTGCTGGTGAGAGCAATGCTCGTATCGAGAAGCTGCCGCAGACCGAAATGATTGCAGATAAAGGCTATGAAATCTTATATTTCACAGATGAAGTCGATGAATTCGCCATCCGGATGCTGATGAACTACAAAGAAAAAGAATTCAAGTCTGTTTCCAGCGGCGACCTTGGTCTTGAAGATTCAGAAGAAAACAATGATAAGGAAATGGAAGAAAAAGAAAACAAAGAGCTTTTTGAAAGCATGAAAGATATATTATCTGGAAAAGTGAAGGATGTACGAATTTCAAAACGCCTAAAATCTCATCCTGTTTGCTTGACTGCTGACGGCGAAGTTTCAATCGAAATGGAGAAAATCCTCAAAGCAATGCCGGATAATCAAAATGTCAAGGCAGACAAGATTCTCGAGGTGAACAGCAGCCATGAGGTGTTTCAATCGTTGAAAGATGCATTCGAGAAAGATAAAGCCAAATTCGACCTATACACGAATCTGTTATATAATCAGGCCCTTTTAATCGAAGGATTGACGATTAAAGATCCGGTCGAATTTACGAATGACATTTGTAAAATCATGGTGTAA